A genomic window from Sphingobacterium sp. BN32 includes:
- a CDS encoding peptidoglycan bridge formation glycyltransferase FemA/FemB family protein, producing the protein MVADLQEKEIKDIYRTSIIQQTAYWSKVKLLQGVETSAFNFKLDPADLGIEQYQSDAFFIGDLLIILQKLDAEHCIAYVPYGPEIEPAEDMQGYFLEQLSEALRTFLPPTCIMIRYDLSWQSLWAKDDDCYDLHGNWLGAPDKRLQEIRLNYSTEHWNLRKANTDILPSNTIFMDLKKDEETLLGSMKPKTRYNINLAARKGVKIKSLGLDSLDIWYELYRQTAQRNNFVLHDINYFRIVLTARANDTQSPADVYLLIAEVDEQPLAAMFLVVTGTRGTYLYGASATENRNYMATYALQWKAMQIAKEKGCTEYDFFGISPQADPAHPMYGLYRFKSGFGGQIYHRMGCWDYPLNKDKYAVYASMEFKNQSYHLS; encoded by the coding sequence ATGGTTGCAGATTTACAGGAAAAGGAAATCAAAGATATTTACAGAACGTCGATTATTCAACAAACCGCATATTGGTCGAAGGTCAAGTTGTTGCAGGGGGTAGAAACCTCAGCATTCAACTTTAAACTTGACCCTGCAGACTTGGGTATTGAACAATATCAATCTGACGCATTCTTTATAGGCGACTTACTGATTATTCTGCAGAAACTGGATGCCGAACATTGCATCGCCTACGTACCTTACGGCCCGGAAATAGAGCCTGCCGAAGATATGCAGGGATACTTCTTAGAGCAATTGTCGGAAGCATTACGAACCTTCCTACCTCCTACCTGCATCATGATTCGTTACGACTTGTCCTGGCAATCTCTATGGGCAAAAGATGATGATTGTTATGACCTGCATGGAAACTGGTTAGGAGCACCGGACAAGCGATTGCAAGAAATCCGACTAAACTATAGCACCGAGCACTGGAACCTTCGAAAAGCCAATACGGATATCTTGCCCTCCAATACCATTTTTATGGATTTGAAAAAGGATGAAGAAACGCTATTGGGCAGTATGAAACCGAAAACACGCTATAACATTAACCTTGCTGCTCGAAAGGGCGTAAAGATCAAGTCGCTTGGTCTAGATAGCTTGGATATATGGTACGAGCTCTATCGGCAGACGGCACAACGCAATAACTTCGTATTGCATGATATCAATTACTTTCGTATTGTGCTAACGGCAAGAGCCAATGACACCCAATCCCCAGCCGATGTGTACCTCTTGATTGCTGAAGTCGATGAGCAACCATTAGCGGCTATGTTTCTTGTTGTGACAGGTACAAGAGGAACCTATCTATATGGAGCCTCAGCAACCGAAAACCGCAATTATATGGCAACCTATGCGCTGCAGTGGAAAGCCATGCAGATTGCTAAGGAAAAAGGCTGTACAGAATATGATTTCTTTGGGATCTCACCTCAGGCTGACCCCGCACACCCTATGTATGGACTGTACCGTTTCAAATCCGGATTTGGTGGACAAATATATCATAGAATGGGCTGCTGGGACTATCCGCTAAATAAGGACAAGTATGCCGTTTATGCGTCCATGGAGTTTAAGAACCAAAGCTACCATTTGAGCTAA
- a CDS encoding YwbE family protein, translated as MSEGNTRANIKPGMIVNIILKKDQRSGNLTEGEVKDILTSAPYHSRGIKVRLTDGSVGRVAEIIEEDF; from the coding sequence ATGAGCGAAGGAAATACGAGAGCGAATATTAAACCCGGGATGATCGTGAATATCATTCTGAAAAAAGATCAGCGTAGCGGTAATTTGACCGAAGGCGAAGTCAAAGACATCCTCACCTCTGCGCCCTACCATAGCCGTGGAATTAAAGTACGATTGACCGATGGCTCTGTGGGACGTGTTGCCGAAATCATCGAAGAAGACTTTTAA
- a CDS encoding GNAT family N-acetyltransferase: MFIKLQTERLDMRPLDVFDTAFIHKLLNTPGWLQFIGDKEVHDLEDSLRYIEWISEKDKFFYHVVRTQADYEPIGVVTLLYRDNQEHPDIGFAFLPAYFGKGYAFEAVCAFIKELSLRIPDLVLQAIVMPANHRSIRLLEKLGFVYYERYLEGAEELAIYRLNGSRR, encoded by the coding sequence ATGTTTATCAAGCTACAGACAGAAAGATTAGACATGCGTCCATTGGATGTATTTGATACAGCTTTTATTCATAAGTTGCTGAATACCCCTGGCTGGCTTCAGTTTATCGGTGATAAAGAGGTTCATGATCTCGAAGATTCACTACGTTATATTGAATGGATTTCTGAGAAGGACAAGTTTTTCTATCATGTCGTTAGGACGCAGGCAGACTATGAGCCGATTGGTGTTGTTACCCTTCTATATCGCGATAACCAAGAACATCCCGACATAGGTTTTGCATTTTTACCCGCATATTTTGGAAAAGGCTATGCGTTTGAAGCGGTGTGTGCTTTTATCAAGGAGTTATCGTTAAGAATACCTGATTTAGTTCTTCAAGCGATTGTCATGCCCGCGAACCATCGTTCGATCAGGTTGCTTGAGAAGCTTGGTTTTGTGTACTATGAGCGCTATCTCGAAGGCGCTGAAGAATTAGCTATCTATCGATTGAATGGAAGTCGCCGATAA
- a CDS encoding TonB-dependent receptor, translating to MKFNTITLGIIGTCFSIFSSYHLAAQERKANLTGTAYETVNGQLRPLRQATVSIQNMGVSLSTDGSGRFEFKDIPYGRVSLQGQYVGKVSVDTVFTLSRNQDIQLVFKDNSFRLEEVGVTAEASKKNLATSSVIGRSAIEHLQANSLADVMSLMPGARASNPDLTNAKQIQIRNFESNNRNRNSQAANEFNAFGTSIIVNGAPTSNNANLQVMNTINSGGSSSMSGGAAPSGGIDVRNIPIQNIESIEVIRGIPSVEYGDVASGAVIVNQKAGKQPLIVEARTNPNLYSITMNQGIQLAESKGAINLGADYSYNVTKPEEAYVSYQRATFNTLYSNQFFKNRLSTNSSFAFNYGKNKRDPNPDDIRTLTESYGKEVGFTLNTNGTLNFNEKWLKNIRYTLNGSHQNKDSYLSAQQNNATGPYSMTYTDGAVLSNRPGVPVYDVDGNEITHIPAGEENLYALYLPSTYVGKYNIDGREFSGFAKAIASFYNKVGSTEHKWFLGADFKLDKNFGDGKQFIDSLPPVRPSQVPNATFRRRTFREIPALQQFGLFAQENFTAHMGEHKLNIEAGLRYDLFSEGKSALSPRINATIDVIPRVLSLRGGYGLLAKGPSLMYLYPERAYFEYVNLNELTSTSIPEGERLFLTTTRVFNTQNADLKIAKNEKAEVGFDLNIGKSLLRVTGFQEELIDGYSFSYMPNSFQPVDYVEYKRASANSPSLVGTSNPVLAKYSMPNNTGRFQKKGVEMELHLKRIDAIRTEFSINGIYLWRKSFTTNYNYYDEESGLGATNRTHIGLYAADMEVGYDKALNTSIRATHNIPSIGLVVTLTAEGIWQESDWTVYGNDSIPTNYISKYDGQVYDFDVNKKDEAEFKSIMRKVTRPYEVVESLPSFFNFNINITKEIRDFMRVSFFANNMFRSYPNHRSDRIKTQYISRNASYPFFFGLNLGLTIK from the coding sequence ATGAAATTTAATACCATTACGCTCGGAATAATCGGGACTTGCTTTAGTATTTTTTCTTCCTATCACCTAGCCGCTCAAGAGAGAAAAGCAAATCTTACCGGTACAGCCTACGAAACTGTCAATGGGCAATTACGCCCCTTGCGACAGGCTACAGTTAGTATTCAAAATATGGGCGTCAGTCTTTCGACAGACGGTTCCGGCCGATTTGAATTTAAGGATATTCCTTATGGGAGGGTAAGCTTGCAGGGGCAGTATGTGGGGAAAGTTTCTGTTGATACCGTTTTTACCTTATCTAGGAATCAAGATATTCAGTTGGTTTTTAAGGATAATTCCTTTCGTTTGGAAGAAGTTGGTGTTACGGCAGAGGCTTCAAAGAAGAACCTAGCCACCAGCTCAGTCATTGGGCGATCGGCAATTGAACATTTGCAGGCGAACAGCTTAGCGGATGTGATGAGCTTAATGCCTGGGGCAAGAGCTTCGAATCCGGATTTAACTAATGCTAAGCAAATACAGATTCGTAATTTCGAAAGTAATAATCGGAATCGAAATTCACAGGCTGCCAATGAATTTAATGCCTTCGGTACGTCCATTATCGTCAATGGCGCGCCTACATCGAATAACGCGAATCTGCAGGTGATGAACACTATTAACTCTGGCGGTTCGTCGTCTATGTCGGGTGGAGCAGCTCCTTCAGGGGGGATTGACGTGCGCAACATTCCGATTCAAAACATCGAGTCTATCGAAGTAATCCGCGGAATACCTTCCGTTGAATATGGTGATGTGGCATCAGGAGCAGTTATAGTTAATCAAAAAGCGGGTAAACAACCCCTTATTGTGGAAGCAAGAACTAATCCTAATCTGTATTCCATAACCATGAACCAGGGTATACAATTAGCAGAATCCAAAGGCGCAATAAATTTAGGCGCGGATTACAGCTATAATGTGACCAAGCCCGAGGAGGCTTATGTGTCGTATCAACGAGCAACCTTTAACACGCTATATAGTAATCAATTTTTCAAAAATAGACTTTCCACCAACAGCTCTTTCGCATTTAATTATGGAAAGAATAAGAGAGACCCTAATCCGGACGATATCCGTACCTTGACAGAATCATATGGAAAGGAAGTTGGCTTTACATTGAATACCAATGGAACGCTAAACTTTAACGAGAAATGGCTGAAGAATATCCGCTACACGCTGAACGGGAGCCATCAAAATAAAGATTCTTATCTTTCCGCACAACAAAACAATGCGACCGGCCCATATTCTATGACTTACACGGACGGTGCAGTCTTATCAAACAGACCGGGCGTGCCGGTTTATGATGTGGATGGCAATGAGATAACCCATATCCCAGCCGGCGAAGAAAACTTATATGCTTTATATCTCCCTTCAACTTATGTTGGTAAATACAATATTGACGGGCGTGAATTTTCTGGGTTTGCAAAGGCAATTGCTTCATTTTATAATAAAGTAGGAAGCACTGAACATAAGTGGTTCTTAGGAGCTGATTTTAAATTAGATAAGAACTTTGGCGATGGCAAGCAATTTATTGATTCCCTGCCGCCAGTGCGACCATCTCAAGTTCCAAATGCTACCTTCCGAAGACGCACATTTCGTGAGATTCCGGCGCTACAGCAGTTCGGATTATTTGCACAAGAAAATTTTACTGCCCATATGGGTGAACATAAGTTAAACATTGAAGCGGGCTTACGCTATGATTTGTTCAGCGAAGGCAAGTCAGCCTTGTCTCCACGTATCAATGCGACCATCGATGTTATACCACGCGTATTGAGCCTGCGCGGGGGCTACGGCTTGTTAGCGAAGGGACCAAGCTTAATGTATTTGTATCCAGAGCGCGCCTATTTTGAATATGTCAACCTGAATGAATTAACAAGCACGAGCATCCCTGAAGGAGAGCGTTTATTCTTGACAACCACACGAGTATTCAATACTCAGAATGCGGATCTTAAGATTGCAAAGAATGAGAAGGCAGAAGTTGGCTTCGACCTGAACATCGGGAAATCCTTATTACGCGTTACGGGCTTCCAAGAGGAGCTGATCGACGGATATAGTTTTAGCTATATGCCTAACTCTTTCCAACCGGTAGACTACGTAGAATACAAGCGTGCGAGCGCCAATTCCCCATCGTTGGTTGGGACCTCAAATCCGGTATTGGCAAAATATTCGATGCCAAACAATACAGGTCGTTTCCAAAAGAAAGGAGTTGAGATGGAATTGCATTTGAAACGAATTGACGCAATCCGTACAGAATTTAGTATCAATGGTATCTATTTATGGCGTAAATCATTTACGACGAATTATAATTATTATGATGAAGAAAGCGGTCTTGGTGCGACAAACAGGACGCATATCGGATTGTATGCAGCAGATATGGAAGTTGGTTACGACAAAGCATTGAATACCTCTATTCGTGCTACGCATAATATCCCTTCTATTGGATTAGTGGTTACTTTGACCGCCGAAGGAATATGGCAAGAATCGGATTGGACCGTTTATGGAAATGATTCGATTCCGACGAACTACATCAGCAAGTATGACGGTCAAGTTTATGACTTTGACGTAAATAAGAAAGACGAGGCTGAATTCAAATCTATTATGCGTAAAGTTACCAGGCCATACGAAGTGGTAGAGAGTCTTCCTAGCTTCTTTAACTTCAATATCAATATCACCAAAGAGATTAGAGACTTTATGCGTGTATCATTCTTCGCGAACAATATGTTCAGATCTTATCCGAATCACCGGTCTGATCGTATCAAGACGCAATACATCAGCAGAAATGCGAGCTATCCTTTCTTCTTTGGGTTGAATCTTGGTCTTACCATTAAATAA
- a CDS encoding DUF4876 domain-containing protein, whose protein sequence is MNRKYTLYGLLAAASLFSSCSRIDNGLDTDDIAFMTLNITANPVAEGIERTEGLKVVLENFTEGYRIEQEMTDGVNRIEKLIPGTYSINITGNVEQDGKTFYLIGSKVNYLVVKDGESLSIDVDGASVGPLAFSELFYAGTEPFYFRNQFYEIINNSDETVYLDGLHFANLVPGAATVNLPVWPETDAGKYAYAERIWKIPGKGKDYPLAPGESFSIAQFAANHQLAQYNPKSPIDCSTSEFEFNMNNANFPDQPAADMQHVFYNGLAGKGSLPQYLTSVMGGAYVIFRIPEGDRYDPVNNKSLQTRNLATSSANLYAKIPLTYIMDAVECGQNENMITAKRVPSLLDAGMTYVGATYNSKGVRRKKSGVDSAGRPILQDTNNSSEDFERLVTPEFRHYGAGIPSWSTAK, encoded by the coding sequence ATGAACAGAAAATATACTTTATATGGATTATTGGCTGCAGCGAGCTTATTTAGTTCCTGTAGCCGAATAGATAATGGACTCGATACCGATGATATAGCCTTTATGACGTTGAATATTACGGCGAACCCTGTTGCTGAAGGAATCGAGCGTACCGAAGGCTTGAAAGTAGTTTTAGAAAATTTTACCGAGGGCTATCGAATCGAACAGGAAATGACAGATGGGGTTAATCGAATCGAAAAATTGATACCCGGGACCTATTCAATCAATATCACGGGCAATGTGGAGCAGGATGGAAAAACTTTTTATTTAATTGGGAGTAAGGTCAACTATCTCGTTGTAAAAGACGGAGAGTCACTGAGCATTGATGTCGATGGAGCCTCTGTGGGGCCGTTGGCATTTAGTGAGCTATTCTACGCAGGTACAGAACCCTTTTACTTCCGTAATCAATTTTACGAAATCATCAATAACTCCGATGAAACGGTCTATCTTGATGGTCTACATTTCGCTAACTTAGTACCGGGCGCTGCCACTGTAAACTTGCCGGTTTGGCCGGAGACTGATGCGGGAAAATATGCCTATGCAGAGCGCATCTGGAAGATACCGGGAAAAGGAAAGGATTATCCTTTAGCGCCCGGAGAATCCTTCAGTATAGCGCAGTTTGCAGCAAATCATCAGTTAGCACAATATAACCCGAAATCGCCGATCGACTGTTCGACTTCTGAATTCGAATTCAATATGAATAATGCAAATTTCCCAGATCAGCCTGCCGCGGATATGCAACATGTCTTCTACAACGGATTGGCAGGGAAAGGAAGCCTACCACAGTATTTGACCTCCGTAATGGGTGGAGCTTACGTTATCTTCCGCATACCGGAAGGAGATCGCTACGATCCGGTCAACAACAAATCATTGCAAACGAGAAACCTAGCGACAAGCTCTGCGAATCTCTATGCGAAAATACCGTTGACTTACATAATGGATGCTGTGGAATGTGGACAGAATGAAAATATGATTACTGCCAAGCGCGTACCATCTTTATTGGATGCGGGGATGACCTATGTTGGGGCAACGTATAATTCAAAAGGTGTGAGACGTAAGAAATCGGGCGTAGACAGTGCCGGTCGTCCGATATTGCAAGATACGAATAATAGTTCCGAAGACTTCGAACGGCTTGTAACACCGGAGTTTCGTCATTATGGTGCGGGCATCCCTAGTTGGTCAACTGCAAAATAA
- a CDS encoding DUF6850 family outer membrane beta-barrel protein, whose translation MSLRYHNLYKALSLSAFFAWALPSLGQEGNHSIIEQEQEIEYLQWEHSLNAAGLQLDQPKQHSSLAAGYKRTSGNFRRPQAGESIGDLHLYTRGNVYLKKGYLQGYFDYSRNSIRNAEYNASLIDPFREMPYVTADTNASNWLNQHYKIGFKASSAPIAEKLHLGLGANFIASSGAKQRDIRTVNRYYQLDLQPSLSYSLNDQHHLGAHFLYKNFKEEANNSNAVAHISQGYFALLGLGNSISALGAGRTMNYQGDAFGGGLQYQYQGAIKTFLSANYTVQAEDANVTFSNPRPGGSILLKKWDASIQLQHDGEVFLQGLKADLLYSNMNGIEYINEFISGTDSEGFYTRFQSVRSKYERQAISGRYELLRKSGDAYNWKAAASLAYNKLDDRYLIPASQMFAENMRYGLEGHKLFSLSANLKSQLSIGLRMLLSKNMDAAYEYSGSAAETLPVMDLEQRNFQFYKADYQQFELPIYYSQQLRSNSNVQVFLKGNLQWVKTNSYTFKDRKHFNFSIGATF comes from the coding sequence ATGAGTTTACGATATCACAATTTATATAAAGCACTTTCCTTATCCGCTTTTTTCGCTTGGGCGCTGCCAAGCCTTGGGCAGGAGGGAAATCACTCCATTATCGAACAGGAGCAGGAAATAGAATATTTACAGTGGGAGCATAGTCTGAACGCAGCAGGTCTACAGCTTGATCAACCGAAGCAGCATTCCAGCCTAGCGGCGGGTTATAAAAGGACTTCGGGTAATTTTCGCCGTCCACAAGCTGGAGAAAGCATAGGGGATCTGCATCTTTATACCCGCGGGAATGTATATTTAAAGAAAGGCTATCTGCAGGGATATTTTGATTATTCCCGAAATAGCATTCGCAATGCGGAATATAATGCATCGCTGATCGATCCGTTCCGCGAAATGCCCTATGTGACAGCGGATACCAATGCATCAAACTGGCTGAACCAGCACTACAAGATCGGGTTTAAGGCGTCCAGTGCACCGATTGCCGAGAAGCTGCATTTAGGCTTAGGAGCCAACTTTATTGCCTCGTCGGGCGCAAAGCAGCGCGACATCCGTACCGTCAATCGCTATTACCAGCTTGATCTGCAACCTAGTTTAAGCTATAGCCTTAATGATCAACATCACTTGGGTGCTCACTTCTTGTATAAGAACTTTAAGGAAGAGGCAAATAACTCCAATGCTGTAGCACATATTTCGCAAGGATATTTTGCTTTGTTGGGCTTAGGGAATTCCATTAGCGCCCTAGGGGCGGGCCGTACGATGAACTATCAAGGAGATGCCTTTGGGGGAGGCTTACAATATCAGTATCAAGGGGCAATCAAGACCTTCTTGAGTGCAAACTATACGGTACAAGCCGAAGATGCGAACGTTACTTTCTCGAACCCAAGACCTGGTGGTTCAATATTATTGAAGAAATGGGATGCCAGCATACAACTTCAACATGACGGTGAAGTTTTTTTACAGGGTCTTAAGGCTGATCTGCTATATTCCAATATGAATGGTATTGAGTATATCAATGAGTTCATCAGTGGAACTGACAGTGAAGGTTTTTACACCAGATTTCAAAGCGTACGCTCAAAGTACGAACGTCAAGCAATTTCCGGACGTTATGAGCTTTTACGCAAATCGGGAGATGCCTATAATTGGAAGGCGGCCGCAAGTTTAGCATATAACAAGTTGGATGATCGCTATCTCATTCCTGCATCACAAATGTTTGCGGAGAATATGAGATATGGTCTGGAGGGGCATAAATTGTTTTCGCTGTCTGCCAATTTAAAATCGCAACTGTCCATCGGTCTCCGTATGCTATTGAGCAAAAATATGGATGCAGCTTATGAATATTCCGGGTCTGCTGCAGAGACGCTGCCGGTAATGGATTTAGAGCAACGTAATTTCCAATTTTATAAGGCGGATTATCAGCAATTTGAACTGCCGATTTATTATTCGCAGCAGTTGCGTTCGAACTCAAACGTACAGGTTTTTTTGAAGGGTAATCTCCAATGGGTCAAAACAAATAGTTATACATTCAAGGATAGAAAGCATTTTAATTTTAGCATAGGGGCAACGTTTTAA
- a CDS encoding HEAT repeat domain-containing protein → MFLKKIKSTLTFALAISALAATGQEIEKPNISSKTSFAIVVDSKTYQAVKEEIAAYKKLVEKDGLGTYIIHANWESPDKIREILKGLYQNKKAPLEGTVFVGEIPIPMIRDAQFMTSALKINQKIRWDKSSVPSDRFYDDFDLEFDYLKQDTAASRKLLHYYSLKAESPQFLEMDIYSARIKPPVVEGEDRVQKIKEYLTRLVTLRSKEYPLDDMIASYGHGYNSNAVNSITGEAIALKAQMPQLFKPGGSIKFLNFRNADFMKFNLLSELKRDQIDFAYMTGHGTSTLQLINGYPYVSSPQPSMENVARYLRSKVRNAKDDDRDVEKTIEGFKNSLGVSDKWFADVFDPKSIEADSIYNINLDVQIDDLKDAGIKAKLAYLNSCLTGSFHLDNYIAGYYPFSKNENIAAIANSVGVLQDLWPTEMMGLLKDGYRVGNWLKHIAYLETHILGDPTFHFASDKAKELNEATVLNQSASYWKKVLNENNADLQSLALNKLTNILPEKEVSPILKDYYFNSAFEPTRMQAFQLLRRFENKDYQDVLHAAKGDSYEYIRRRAIYDLTDFGSDDFTKDLIEFYINDPHSERIAYRARWALQFINPDLAKQHVDALIRNNPAVAGADVLANKLDKDLDYYKTKSDNLLKAIQNPELSEKEKLSELTSLRLYRHHSVVPAVIEVAKDNKNSDIVRTTALEALGWFTLSYQRDAIVEGCEAILGSQAPDAVKKEALKTKNRIRAASHKI, encoded by the coding sequence ATGTTCTTAAAAAAAATTAAATCTACCCTAACCTTTGCCCTGGCAATCTCAGCGCTAGCAGCAACAGGACAAGAAATTGAAAAACCAAACATCTCGTCGAAAACAAGCTTCGCTATCGTCGTGGATAGCAAAACATATCAGGCAGTAAAGGAAGAAATTGCTGCATATAAGAAACTTGTAGAAAAGGACGGACTTGGAACATATATTATACATGCGAATTGGGAGTCTCCTGACAAAATCAGAGAGATTCTAAAAGGATTGTATCAAAATAAAAAAGCTCCATTGGAGGGGACAGTATTTGTCGGAGAAATTCCAATCCCAATGATTCGCGATGCGCAGTTTATGACTTCAGCATTGAAAATCAATCAGAAAATCAGATGGGATAAATCATCGGTACCCTCAGACAGGTTTTATGACGATTTCGATCTGGAGTTTGATTATCTTAAACAAGATACAGCAGCATCAAGAAAATTACTGCACTATTATTCGCTCAAAGCGGAATCTCCGCAGTTTTTGGAGATGGATATTTATTCCGCGCGCATTAAGCCGCCCGTTGTCGAAGGCGAAGATCGAGTTCAGAAGATTAAAGAATACCTGACACGCTTGGTAACATTGCGTAGTAAGGAATACCCTTTGGACGATATGATTGCATCTTATGGGCATGGCTATAATTCAAATGCAGTAAACTCCATCACGGGCGAGGCTATCGCTTTGAAAGCGCAGATGCCTCAGCTTTTTAAACCGGGAGGATCAATCAAATTCTTGAACTTTCGAAACGCAGATTTCATGAAGTTCAACCTCCTGTCGGAATTGAAACGCGATCAGATCGATTTCGCATATATGACAGGCCACGGAACATCTACCCTACAACTGATCAATGGTTATCCTTATGTTTCTAGTCCGCAACCTTCCATGGAGAATGTCGCAAGATATTTACGTTCTAAAGTTCGCAATGCGAAGGATGACGATCGCGACGTCGAAAAAACGATAGAGGGCTTCAAGAATTCTTTGGGGGTATCGGATAAATGGTTTGCCGATGTTTTCGATCCGAAATCAATTGAAGCAGACTCTATTTATAACATCAACCTGGACGTGCAGATTGATGACCTAAAAGATGCTGGCATCAAAGCAAAATTAGCCTACCTAAACAGCTGTCTGACCGGTTCATTTCATTTGGACAATTATATTGCGGGCTACTACCCTTTCTCCAAAAACGAGAATATCGCCGCCATAGCCAATTCCGTAGGTGTACTGCAAGATTTATGGCCCACCGAGATGATGGGACTATTGAAAGATGGTTACCGCGTTGGTAATTGGTTAAAACATATTGCCTACTTGGAAACTCACATCCTTGGCGATCCCACTTTCCATTTTGCGTCAGATAAAGCAAAGGAATTAAATGAAGCTACCGTATTAAATCAATCAGCAAGCTATTGGAAAAAAGTATTAAACGAGAATAATGCTGATTTGCAGTCCTTAGCTTTAAACAAATTGACAAACATACTTCCAGAAAAAGAGGTATCACCGATTTTGAAGGACTATTATTTCAATTCGGCATTTGAGCCTACGCGTATGCAGGCATTTCAATTGCTGCGCCGATTTGAAAACAAAGACTATCAAGATGTATTGCACGCAGCAAAAGGCGATTCATACGAATACATCCGCCGCCGCGCCATATACGACTTAACGGATTTCGGTTCAGACGATTTCACGAAAGATTTAATCGAATTCTACATCAATGATCCACATTCCGAGCGTATCGCCTATCGCGCGCGCTGGGCGCTGCAGTTTATCAATCCTGATCTCGCAAAACAACATGTTGACGCTTTGATCCGCAATAATCCGGCAGTAGCTGGAGCTGATGTCTTAGCAAACAAATTAGACAAAGATTTAGATTACTATAAAACGAAATCTGATAATCTTTTGAAAGCGATTCAAAACCCTGAATTATCAGAAAAAGAAAAGCTAAGCGAGCTGACGAGTTTGAGATTGTACAGACATCATAGCGTAGTTCCTGCGGTTATAGAAGTCGCTAAGGACAATAAAAATTCCGATATAGTACGTACGACCGCTTTAGAAGCATTAGGATGGTTCACCCTCTCCTATCAACGCGATGCGATCGTGGAGGGTTGTGAGGCTATATTAGGCTCACAGGCTCCGGATGCCGTGAAGAAAGAAGCGTTAAAAACCAAGAATAGAATTCGCGCTGCTTCGCATAAGATTTAG